In Kocuria turfanensis, a single genomic region encodes these proteins:
- a CDS encoding ATP-binding cassette domain-containing protein: protein MIEIENLTKTYGGKTAVDDVSFTVRPGRVTGFLGPNGAGKSTTMRLLVGLESATSGHARVNGRPYAEHRAPLSEVGVLLDAKAVHPRRTARAHLAALAATHGIPRSRVQEVVDLTGLGAAADKRVGGFSLGMGQRLGIAAALIGDPHTVVLDEPVNGLDPEGVVWVRHLARYLAAEGRTVFLSSHLMSEMAQTADHLVVIGRGRILADAPIGELLAGERTRTRVRTTDREALRRALREEHAEITEFDDDGALVTGPAPRRIAEAALSAGVLLYELTPQTDTLEDVYMAMTQDEVEYRSGGAPVETTRAPWAGPAARTGDRA, encoded by the coding sequence GTGATCGAGATCGAGAACCTGACGAAGACCTACGGTGGCAAGACGGCGGTGGACGACGTCAGCTTCACCGTCCGTCCGGGCCGGGTCACGGGGTTCCTGGGGCCCAACGGCGCCGGCAAGTCGACCACCATGCGCCTGCTGGTGGGCCTGGAGTCGGCCACGAGCGGGCACGCCCGCGTCAACGGCCGCCCGTACGCCGAGCACCGCGCCCCGCTCTCGGAGGTCGGCGTGCTCCTCGACGCCAAGGCCGTCCACCCCCGGCGCACGGCCCGGGCCCACCTGGCCGCGCTCGCCGCGACCCACGGCATCCCCCGCTCCCGCGTCCAGGAGGTCGTGGACCTCACCGGGCTCGGCGCTGCGGCGGACAAGCGGGTGGGCGGCTTCTCCCTGGGCATGGGCCAGCGGCTGGGCATCGCCGCGGCCCTGATCGGCGACCCGCACACCGTGGTCCTCGACGAGCCCGTCAACGGCCTCGACCCCGAGGGCGTCGTGTGGGTGCGCCACCTCGCCCGGTATCTCGCCGCGGAGGGCCGCACCGTCTTCCTCTCCTCCCACCTGATGTCGGAGATGGCCCAGACGGCCGACCACCTCGTGGTGATCGGCCGCGGCCGGATCCTCGCCGACGCGCCCATCGGGGAGCTCCTGGCCGGGGAGCGCACCCGCACCCGCGTGCGCACCACCGACCGCGAGGCCCTGCGCCGGGCCCTGCGGGAGGAGCACGCCGAGATCACGGAGTTCGACGACGACGGGGCCCTGGTCACCGGGCCCGCGCCGCGGCGGATCGCCGAGGCCGCCCTGTCCGCCGGGGTGCTGCTCTACGAGCTCACCCCGCAGACCGACACCCTCGAGGACGTCTACATGGCCATGACGCAGGACGAGGTCGAGTACCGCTCCGGCGGCGCCCCCGTCGAGACCACCCGGGCGCCCTGGGCGGGCCCCGCCGCACGAACCGGAGACCGAGCATGA